A stretch of the Glandiceps talaboti chromosome 23, keGlaTala1.1, whole genome shotgun sequence genome encodes the following:
- the LOC144452802 gene encoding uncharacterized protein LOC144452802 isoform X2, whose amino-acid sequence MKTAAGKSSVFSAININSGQRVSVTIPTTAAVTTTTNKTLNTNPTPALTKKVISISDVMKDSRLLTKTVASPKVSNPTTIVPPSSQPPSSPFSLTLSPQVANQYAKMIDSSKFQIIKVGQDKMQPMTVKNQLLQNKPLQPTQLGTPITLKTTPSTNMTQQPQTFVLSGLPTTKNVPSTSINSSAPTQPIVLTITPSVATTTVSASVTSTPSTQTSCSTTTTTSQPIQFLVNPANLPQNITITLPTSSLIKSDQSKLPQKVMIPIQSIVAAQNANSTAKISAVVPVQRTTNSTKDQQTYLKMLTPPTTPDLNLKQTPLVTKTFTPTTVKASDLPSMCVSKQIIVSAPSSVIANKNLSTHYAKAQPVPVSISAVQSNIPVQVGGQTTTTTPSSNISGNGESVGISDKTAYAQTSLTSNNTESTNVRNEIETSFQPDVVQNEETPMFQIGSVYTLSENSAKELFPETEKVAETVHVKTEPPSFYPGEDSNINTAVSLPEEPKVRIKTEPPDTGYEKALLGTNIKVVEKASTQSSTPLSITKTTSEIVNKCAQTIAQEELSVPTSSQVLPTSLEPPSTSSDIHTSPNQSKKYVIVNKNTTPVIPASARAITIQNTSPPASMLLTPTSSESKPGEPMKWTVVAPPEPKPATVVSATTKPSLSAERTIVVHPPGTAMKATKRGVSTYIVKNPTGKTTVLQIKSAAAKLSEMAQVASTDSVQHKVILKGSTQVQGGFVKLCPPMSSVKDTVAKATERTLQTVNVKKEKEESPRNLPNMTPVVQVQKINDKLLMTLTTTDTNKTTTTETTTSPITSTTTSLGTTTTSLETTTTSLGTTTTSLGTTTTSLGTTTTSLGTTTTSLGTTSTSKSKPTLHTNKMMTRKRKQDLSELIKSDEALGESESRPTNDKAKKESVQDERIRKLKELLKKKEAALEMVRKKIKLNPSLDSDDE is encoded by the coding sequence ATGAAAACCGCGGCAGGTAAAAGTAGTGTCTTTTCTGCAATCAATATCAACTCAGGACAGCGAGTTTCGGTGACGATCCCAACCACAGCCGCCGTAACGACAACAACTAATAAAACACTAAATACCAACCCAACACCGGCATTGACAAAGAAAGTTATCTCCATTTCTGATGTTATGAAAGATTCTCGCTTATTGACGAAAACAGTCGCTTCTCCGAAAGTGTCCAATCCTACGACCATAGTTCCCCCGAGTTCGCAGCCTCCTTCGTCGCCATTTTCTTTGACTCTCTCACCTCAAGTTGCTAACCAATACGCTAAAATGATAGACTCgtcaaaatttcaaatcataaaAGTTGGACAAGATAAAATGCAACCTATGACGGTTAAAAATCAGCTGTTGCAAAACAAACCACTTCAACCTACTCAGCTTGGTACACCAATAACGCTGAAAACAACGCCGTCAACGAACATGACACAGCAACCACAAACGTTCGTCTTGAGTGGACTGCCAACCACGAAAAACGTACCATCAACCAGTATCAATTCGTCCGCGCCGACACAACCCATTGTGTTAACTATTACGCCATCCGTTGCAACAACAACCGTCAGTGCATCAGTTACTAGTACCCCCTCTACACAAACGAGCTGCagcaccaccacaacaacaagtCAACCAATACAGTTTCTCGTGAATCCTGCCAACCTTCCCCAAAACATTACAATCACATTACCTACATCATCCCTGATTAAGTCTGACCAATCTAAACTTCCACAAAAGGTAATGATTCCAATACAAAGTATCGTCGCAGCTCAAAATGCCAACAGCACTGCGAAAATATCTGCAGTGGTGCCAGTACAACGAACAACTAACTCTACAAAGGATCAACAAACTTACTTAAAAATGCTTACCCCTCCTACAACCCCAGATTTGAACTTAAAACAGACTCCTTTGGTGACTAAGACATTCACACCAACAACAGTCAAAGCCTCCGATTTACCATCCATGTGTGTTTCGAAACAAATCATTGTTAGTGCGCCCTCCAGTGTTATTGCAAACAAGAACTTATCCACACATTATGCTAAAGCACAACCAGTTCCAGTTTCAATAAGCGCTGTTCAAAGTAATATTCCTGTGCAAGTTGGCGGtcagacaacaacaacaacgccaTCGTCAAATATCAGTGGAAATGGCGAAAGTGTTGGTATTTCCGATAAAACAGCATATGCGCAGACGTCACTAACAAGTAACAACACTGAGAGTACAAACGTTCGAAATGAGATAGAGACATCATTTCAGCCCGACGTTGTACAGAATGAGGAAACACCAATGTTTCAAATCGGTTCTGTCTATACACTTTCAGAAAACTCAGCAAAGGAATTATTTCCGGAGACAGAAAAGGTTGCAGAGACAGTGCATGTGAAGACAGAACCGCCGTCTTTCTACCCGGGAGAAGACAGCAATATAAACACTGCTGTCTCCCTACCGGAAGAGCCGAAAGTTCGAATAAAAACAGAACCTCCCGATACAGGCTATGAAAAGGCTCTACTAGGAACAAACATCAAGGTTGTTGAAAAAGCATCTACTCAAAGTTCAACTCCATTGTCTATTACGAAAACAACAAGTGAGATCGTCAATAAGTGTGCACAAACCATTGCCCAAGAAGAGCTATCCGTGCCGACGTCATCACAAGTTTTGCCTACGTCGCTAGAACCTCCATCTACGTCATCAGATATACATACTAGTCCAAATCAAAGCAAGAAGTACGTGATAGTGAACAAGAACACGACACCTGTAATTCCTGCATCAGCACGGGCTATAACGATACAGAATACCAGTCCACCGGCAAGTATGCTCTTAACACCAACTTCTTCTGAAAGCAAACCGGGGGAACCaatgaaatggactgttgtaGCGCCACCAGAACCTAAACCTGCTACAGTAGTTTCTGCAACAACGAAACCATCTTTATCCGCTGAAAGAACGATAGTTGTACACCCCCCTGGAACAGCAATGAAAGCCACAAAAAGGGGCGTTTCGACATACATTGTTAAAAATCCAACTGGGAAAACAACGGTGCTTCAAATAAAATCGGCCGCGGCAAAGCTTAGTGAGATGGCCCAAGTAGCCAGTACAGATTCGGTTCAACATAAAGTAATTCTTAAAGGTTCAACACAAGTTCAAGGAGGTTTTGTCAAGTTATGTCCGCCGATGTCAAGTGTAAAAGACACTGTTGCCAAGGCAACCGAACGAACACTTCAAACTGTTAACGTAAAGAAAGAAAAGGAAGAGTCACCGAGAAATCTTCCAAATATGACACCAGTGGTCCAAGTTCAAAAAATAAACGATAAACTTCTTATGACCTTGACAACCACAGATACAAACAAAACCACTACAACAGAAACTACCACATCGCCAATCACAAGTACGACTACGTCACTGGGAACTACGACTACGTCACTGGAAACTACGACAACGTCACTGGGAACTACGACAACGTCACTGGGAACTACGACAACGTCACTGGGAACGACGACTACGTCACTGGGAACTACGACTACGTCACTGGGAACTACGTCAACGTCAAAGAGTAAGCCTACTTTACATACCAACAAAATGATGACGCGTAAACGTAAACAAGATCTCAGTGAATTGATAAAGAGTGACGAAGCCCTAGGGGAATCGGAAAGTCGGCCGACTAATGACAAAGCGAAAAAGGAAAGTGTTCAAGATGAACGTATCAGAAAATTAAAAGAGTTGTTGAAGAAAAAAGAGGCAGCTCTTGAAATGGTGAGGAAGAAGATCAAATTAAACCCATCCTTGGATTCAGACGACGAATAA
- the LOC144452802 gene encoding uncharacterized protein LOC144452802 isoform X1 — protein MSSTNMNTPQMFALPKMGSSSKSAVQYQICKKLLWTKDGKTESAYVPASANEMKTAAGKSSVFSAININSGQRVSVTIPTTAAVTTTTNKTLNTNPTPALTKKVISISDVMKDSRLLTKTVASPKVSNPTTIVPPSSQPPSSPFSLTLSPQVANQYAKMIDSSKFQIIKVGQDKMQPMTVKNQLLQNKPLQPTQLGTPITLKTTPSTNMTQQPQTFVLSGLPTTKNVPSTSINSSAPTQPIVLTITPSVATTTVSASVTSTPSTQTSCSTTTTTSQPIQFLVNPANLPQNITITLPTSSLIKSDQSKLPQKVMIPIQSIVAAQNANSTAKISAVVPVQRTTNSTKDQQTYLKMLTPPTTPDLNLKQTPLVTKTFTPTTVKASDLPSMCVSKQIIVSAPSSVIANKNLSTHYAKAQPVPVSISAVQSNIPVQVGGQTTTTTPSSNISGNGESVGISDKTAYAQTSLTSNNTESTNVRNEIETSFQPDVVQNEETPMFQIGSVYTLSENSAKELFPETEKVAETVHVKTEPPSFYPGEDSNINTAVSLPEEPKVRIKTEPPDTGYEKALLGTNIKVVEKASTQSSTPLSITKTTSEIVNKCAQTIAQEELSVPTSSQVLPTSLEPPSTSSDIHTSPNQSKKYVIVNKNTTPVIPASARAITIQNTSPPASMLLTPTSSESKPGEPMKWTVVAPPEPKPATVVSATTKPSLSAERTIVVHPPGTAMKATKRGVSTYIVKNPTGKTTVLQIKSAAAKLSEMAQVASTDSVQHKVILKGSTQVQGGFVKLCPPMSSVKDTVAKATERTLQTVNVKKEKEESPRNLPNMTPVVQVQKINDKLLMTLTTTDTNKTTTTETTTSPITSTTTSLGTTTTSLETTTTSLGTTTTSLGTTTTSLGTTTTSLGTTTTSLGTTSTSKSKPTLHTNKMMTRKRKQDLSELIKSDEALGESESRPTNDKAKKESVQDERIRKLKELLKKKEAALEMVRKKIKLNPSLDSDDE, from the coding sequence GTCTTCGTCAAAGTCAGCGGTACAATACCAGATATGCAAGAAATTATTATGGACGAAGGACGGGAAAACGGAAAGTGCTTATGTGCCAGCTTCTGCGAATGAAATGAAAACCGCGGCAGGTAAAAGTAGTGTCTTTTCTGCAATCAATATCAACTCAGGACAGCGAGTTTCGGTGACGATCCCAACCACAGCCGCCGTAACGACAACAACTAATAAAACACTAAATACCAACCCAACACCGGCATTGACAAAGAAAGTTATCTCCATTTCTGATGTTATGAAAGATTCTCGCTTATTGACGAAAACAGTCGCTTCTCCGAAAGTGTCCAATCCTACGACCATAGTTCCCCCGAGTTCGCAGCCTCCTTCGTCGCCATTTTCTTTGACTCTCTCACCTCAAGTTGCTAACCAATACGCTAAAATGATAGACTCgtcaaaatttcaaatcataaaAGTTGGACAAGATAAAATGCAACCTATGACGGTTAAAAATCAGCTGTTGCAAAACAAACCACTTCAACCTACTCAGCTTGGTACACCAATAACGCTGAAAACAACGCCGTCAACGAACATGACACAGCAACCACAAACGTTCGTCTTGAGTGGACTGCCAACCACGAAAAACGTACCATCAACCAGTATCAATTCGTCCGCGCCGACACAACCCATTGTGTTAACTATTACGCCATCCGTTGCAACAACAACCGTCAGTGCATCAGTTACTAGTACCCCCTCTACACAAACGAGCTGCagcaccaccacaacaacaagtCAACCAATACAGTTTCTCGTGAATCCTGCCAACCTTCCCCAAAACATTACAATCACATTACCTACATCATCCCTGATTAAGTCTGACCAATCTAAACTTCCACAAAAGGTAATGATTCCAATACAAAGTATCGTCGCAGCTCAAAATGCCAACAGCACTGCGAAAATATCTGCAGTGGTGCCAGTACAACGAACAACTAACTCTACAAAGGATCAACAAACTTACTTAAAAATGCTTACCCCTCCTACAACCCCAGATTTGAACTTAAAACAGACTCCTTTGGTGACTAAGACATTCACACCAACAACAGTCAAAGCCTCCGATTTACCATCCATGTGTGTTTCGAAACAAATCATTGTTAGTGCGCCCTCCAGTGTTATTGCAAACAAGAACTTATCCACACATTATGCTAAAGCACAACCAGTTCCAGTTTCAATAAGCGCTGTTCAAAGTAATATTCCTGTGCAAGTTGGCGGtcagacaacaacaacaacgccaTCGTCAAATATCAGTGGAAATGGCGAAAGTGTTGGTATTTCCGATAAAACAGCATATGCGCAGACGTCACTAACAAGTAACAACACTGAGAGTACAAACGTTCGAAATGAGATAGAGACATCATTTCAGCCCGACGTTGTACAGAATGAGGAAACACCAATGTTTCAAATCGGTTCTGTCTATACACTTTCAGAAAACTCAGCAAAGGAATTATTTCCGGAGACAGAAAAGGTTGCAGAGACAGTGCATGTGAAGACAGAACCGCCGTCTTTCTACCCGGGAGAAGACAGCAATATAAACACTGCTGTCTCCCTACCGGAAGAGCCGAAAGTTCGAATAAAAACAGAACCTCCCGATACAGGCTATGAAAAGGCTCTACTAGGAACAAACATCAAGGTTGTTGAAAAAGCATCTACTCAAAGTTCAACTCCATTGTCTATTACGAAAACAACAAGTGAGATCGTCAATAAGTGTGCACAAACCATTGCCCAAGAAGAGCTATCCGTGCCGACGTCATCACAAGTTTTGCCTACGTCGCTAGAACCTCCATCTACGTCATCAGATATACATACTAGTCCAAATCAAAGCAAGAAGTACGTGATAGTGAACAAGAACACGACACCTGTAATTCCTGCATCAGCACGGGCTATAACGATACAGAATACCAGTCCACCGGCAAGTATGCTCTTAACACCAACTTCTTCTGAAAGCAAACCGGGGGAACCaatgaaatggactgttgtaGCGCCACCAGAACCTAAACCTGCTACAGTAGTTTCTGCAACAACGAAACCATCTTTATCCGCTGAAAGAACGATAGTTGTACACCCCCCTGGAACAGCAATGAAAGCCACAAAAAGGGGCGTTTCGACATACATTGTTAAAAATCCAACTGGGAAAACAACGGTGCTTCAAATAAAATCGGCCGCGGCAAAGCTTAGTGAGATGGCCCAAGTAGCCAGTACAGATTCGGTTCAACATAAAGTAATTCTTAAAGGTTCAACACAAGTTCAAGGAGGTTTTGTCAAGTTATGTCCGCCGATGTCAAGTGTAAAAGACACTGTTGCCAAGGCAACCGAACGAACACTTCAAACTGTTAACGTAAAGAAAGAAAAGGAAGAGTCACCGAGAAATCTTCCAAATATGACACCAGTGGTCCAAGTTCAAAAAATAAACGATAAACTTCTTATGACCTTGACAACCACAGATACAAACAAAACCACTACAACAGAAACTACCACATCGCCAATCACAAGTACGACTACGTCACTGGGAACTACGACTACGTCACTGGAAACTACGACAACGTCACTGGGAACTACGACAACGTCACTGGGAACTACGACAACGTCACTGGGAACGACGACTACGTCACTGGGAACTACGACTACGTCACTGGGAACTACGTCAACGTCAAAGAGTAAGCCTACTTTACATACCAACAAAATGATGACGCGTAAACGTAAACAAGATCTCAGTGAATTGATAAAGAGTGACGAAGCCCTAGGGGAATCGGAAAGTCGGCCGACTAATGACAAAGCGAAAAAGGAAAGTGTTCAAGATGAACGTATCAGAAAATTAAAAGAGTTGTTGAAGAAAAAAGAGGCAGCTCTTGAAATGGTGAGGAAGAAGATCAAATTAAACCCATCCTTGGATTCAGACGACGAATAA